Proteins from one Sulfurovum sp. TSL1 genomic window:
- a CDS encoding NAD(P)H-dependent oxidoreductase has product MKNVLIINGHQRYDKIAEGRLTKLFVDTAGDFFTQHGFHVKESMVEGAYDVQDELDKLAWADYILFQYPVFWMGVPWITKKYIDEVFSAGMNTVTYVSDGRSKDDPSKKYGSGGLMQGKKYMLSLTYNCPESEFDNKEGFFDGLSLDEANIATHKLFQFCGAAPLETYAIHDVFKENLDVDTELKRFKDTLERNFITG; this is encoded by the coding sequence ATGAAGAATGTACTGATTATCAACGGACATCAAAGATATGACAAGATTGCAGAAGGGAGGCTAACCAAACTCTTTGTAGACACTGCCGGCGATTTTTTTACCCAACATGGGTTCCATGTGAAAGAGAGTATGGTTGAAGGGGCCTATGATGTCCAGGATGAGCTTGATAAACTTGCCTGGGCGGATTATATTCTGTTCCAGTACCCTGTTTTTTGGATGGGTGTGCCCTGGATCACTAAAAAATACATCGATGAAGTTTTCTCTGCAGGTATGAATACAGTCACCTATGTCAGTGACGGTAGAAGCAAAGATGACCCTTCTAAAAAGTATGGCAGCGGAGGACTGATGCAAGGAAAAAAATATATGCTAAGTCTCACCTATAACTGTCCGGAAAGTGAATTTGACAACAAGGAGGGTTTCTTTGACGGTCTCTCTTTGGATGAAGCAAATATTGCCACACATAAACTCTTTCAGTTTTGCGGTGCAGCACCGCTGGAAACGTATGCGATACATGATGTATTTAAAGAGAATCTGGATGTAGATACTGAGCTCAAACGCTTCAAAGATACACTGGAAAGAAATTTTATCACCGGCTGA